One stretch of Streptomyces sp. A2-16 DNA includes these proteins:
- a CDS encoding aminotransferase class I/II-fold pyridoxal phosphate-dependent enzyme, with protein MTITVPATPTQAGPDDGRLADAREKDIMRFRTVSGPDLTTRNDAYLAWQRDREQADLWPYFRRYDTALTTRATAVSDTGVITHGPNFGGQDYLSLTGHPAVLDAAHQALRAYGPITAGSPALGGANPISKALEAGLAEALRTDHVALFPTGWASGFGTIRALMHRRDHILLDKLSHDSLRQGAAASGATVEFFRHLDNEAVRRHLTDIRATDTKNAVLVVTEGVFSMDSDTPQLAELLGICREYGAQLMVDVAHDFGATGESGGGQLEVHGILGQVDFVVGAFSKTFATTGGFLATPSASAREYVRMFGGPQTFSSAITPVQTAAALAALGVVTSPEGARRRAAVARVATRLREGLTARGLEVMGDVVCPVVPVLIGDTPTGRTASGLIARAGLIAHLVEQPAVASDAARFRLQTMADHTDDDVDTAIGILDTCIREARQATAPAR; from the coding sequence ATGACCATCACTGTGCCCGCCACCCCCACTCAGGCAGGGCCGGACGACGGCCGGCTGGCCGATGCCCGGGAGAAGGACATCATGCGGTTCCGCACGGTGTCCGGCCCCGATCTCACCACCCGCAACGACGCCTACCTCGCCTGGCAGCGGGACCGCGAACAGGCCGACCTGTGGCCCTACTTCCGCCGCTACGACACGGCCCTGACCACCCGGGCGACCGCCGTGTCCGACACCGGTGTGATCACCCACGGCCCCAACTTCGGCGGCCAGGACTACCTCTCCCTCACCGGCCACCCCGCGGTCCTCGACGCCGCGCACCAGGCCCTGCGCGCCTACGGCCCGATCACCGCCGGCTCCCCCGCCCTCGGCGGCGCCAACCCGATCAGCAAGGCCCTGGAAGCCGGACTGGCCGAGGCCCTGCGCACCGACCACGTGGCGCTCTTCCCCACCGGCTGGGCGTCGGGCTTCGGCACCATCCGGGCCCTGATGCACCGCCGCGACCACATCCTGCTCGACAAGCTCTCCCACGACTCCCTGCGCCAGGGCGCCGCCGCCAGCGGAGCCACCGTCGAGTTCTTCCGGCACCTCGACAACGAGGCCGTCCGCCGCCATCTGACGGACATCCGCGCCACCGACACCAAGAACGCCGTCCTCGTCGTCACCGAGGGCGTCTTCTCCATGGACTCCGACACCCCGCAGCTCGCCGAACTCCTCGGCATCTGCCGCGAGTACGGCGCCCAGCTGATGGTCGACGTCGCCCACGACTTCGGCGCCACGGGCGAGAGCGGGGGCGGCCAGCTGGAGGTCCACGGGATCCTCGGCCAGGTCGACTTCGTCGTCGGCGCCTTCTCCAAGACCTTCGCCACCACCGGCGGCTTCCTGGCCACGCCGTCCGCCTCCGCGCGGGAGTACGTGCGCATGTTCGGCGGTCCGCAGACCTTCTCCAGCGCCATCACCCCCGTACAGACCGCCGCCGCCCTCGCGGCCCTGGGTGTCGTGACCTCGCCGGAGGGCGCGCGACGCCGGGCGGCCGTCGCCAGGGTCGCGACCCGGCTGAGGGAAGGACTGACGGCACGGGGCCTGGAGGTCATGGGCGACGTCGTCTGCCCGGTCGTACCCGTCCTCATCGGCGACACCCCGACCGGCCGCACGGCCTCGGGCCTCATCGCCCGCGCCGGCCTCATCGCCCACCTCGTCGAACAGCCGGCCGTCGCCTCCGACGCGGCCCGCTTCCGTCTCCAGACCATGGCGGACCACACCGACGACGACGTCGACACCGCGATCGGCATCCTCGACACCTGCATCCGCGAGGCCCGACAGGCCACAGCCCCGGCCCGCTGA
- a CDS encoding DUF1707 domain-containing protein — MSNDLPDMRASHEDRDHVVEVLRVAAGDGRLDAEELDARLESALSARTLGELAGLTADLPIPPSLVKGSDVLVVEQHGGKYVREGRWTVPARIALRTQLCRVTFDFTHAAITSDVLRIEADMTHGKLIFAGARDLVIDTGGLGLTYSKIKLRSRNSTADPRLRIELVGTLVHAKVVERRS; from the coding sequence ATGTCGAACGACCTCCCGGACATGCGGGCATCGCACGAGGACCGCGACCACGTCGTGGAGGTGCTGCGGGTCGCCGCCGGTGACGGCCGGCTCGACGCCGAGGAACTCGACGCGCGGCTGGAGAGCGCGCTCTCGGCCCGGACGCTCGGCGAGTTGGCCGGGCTCACCGCCGACCTGCCGATCCCGCCCTCCCTCGTCAAAGGCTCAGACGTACTCGTCGTCGAGCAACACGGCGGCAAGTACGTACGGGAGGGCCGCTGGACGGTACCCGCACGCATCGCCCTGCGCACACAACTGTGCCGGGTCACCTTCGACTTCACCCACGCGGCGATCACCTCGGACGTCCTGCGCATCGAGGCGGACATGACGCACGGCAAGCTGATCTTCGCAGGCGCGCGGGACCTGGTGATCGACACCGGCGGGCTCGGCCTCACCTACTCCAAGATCAAGCTCCGCTCCAGGAACTCCACCGCCGACCCGCGCCTGCGCATCGAGCTCGTCGGAACACTCGTACACGCGAAGGTCGTCGAGCGGCGGTCGTAG
- a CDS encoding SDR family NAD(P)-dependent oxidoreductase, with the protein MSDTTFSSRTVLVTGATSGIGHETARQLAERGATVLLHGRTTEEARAAADRLIATAGVDAGRLCTYGADFTRLDEVETLAGKVITEHPHLDALVNNAGMAAPERHTVTADGNEIAFQVNFLAHYLLTCLLEPALTSDPGGRVVNVSSALHRTASIQWSDPNRARARRYSRLAAYAQSQLALTVFAADPRVTAVSVHPGVCDTALLPLYSHEGVSPTEGAAHVVRLCDPAVEIVNGAYYDRDERVDPAPAATEDRTVRRLNKLADLLVDRTV; encoded by the coding sequence ATGTCCGACACCACCTTTTCGTCCCGTACCGTGCTCGTCACCGGCGCCACCTCCGGCATCGGCCACGAGACCGCCCGGCAGCTCGCCGAGCGCGGCGCCACCGTGCTGCTCCACGGCCGCACCACCGAGGAGGCCCGCGCCGCCGCCGACCGCCTCATCGCCACCGCGGGCGTCGACGCCGGCCGACTGTGCACGTACGGTGCCGACTTCACCCGCCTCGACGAGGTCGAGACCCTCGCCGGCAAGGTGATCACCGAACACCCGCACCTCGACGCGCTCGTCAACAACGCGGGCATGGCCGCCCCGGAGCGGCACACGGTCACCGCCGACGGCAACGAGATCGCCTTCCAGGTCAACTTCCTCGCCCACTACCTGCTGACCTGCCTGCTGGAGCCGGCCCTGACGAGCGACCCGGGCGGCCGGGTCGTCAACGTGTCCTCGGCCCTGCACCGCACGGCCTCCATCCAGTGGTCCGACCCCAACCGTGCCCGCGCCCGCCGCTATTCCCGGCTCGCCGCCTACGCCCAGTCGCAGCTGGCGCTCACGGTCTTCGCCGCCGACCCGCGTGTCACCGCGGTCTCGGTGCACCCGGGCGTGTGCGACACCGCGCTGCTCCCCCTGTACTCCCACGAGGGCGTCTCCCCCACCGAGGGCGCCGCCCACGTGGTGCGGCTGTGCGACCCGGCCGTCGAGATCGTCAACGGCGCCTACTACGACCGCGACGAGCGCGTCGACCCGGCCCCGGCCGCGACGGAGGACCGCACCGTCAGGCGCCTCAACAAACTGGCGGACCTGCTGGTCGACCGCACCGTTTGA
- a CDS encoding Na+/H+ antiporter yields the protein MRGVGTVLALVVLATVVATFARRWRIPAPSLLVVAGLGVALLPGTPQIEISPEIIGLVVLPPLLYASAEDMPWRELRAVWRPVGILAIGLVLASAAAVAAVAALLTPLSWQMAFVLGAILASTDPVAVTALGRRLALPPRVQVLVQAESLFNDATSLVLVRVAAGIAVASAAANWGAAGAEFLVLAGGGTMIGAAVAAVVALIRRRTADPVLETVIALVTPYAAYLLAEIAHTSGVTSCVVAGVVLGGRGDRLTDARIRLQLHAVYGTVVFLLESVVFSLIGLALPAQVRALDDGDRAWPLYALAVAATLVAVRMLWLAPLSAVVQRKGGLDRVNWRVPMVLTWAGTRGVMPLAAALSIPELMQDGAPLADRPLVLVLTTSVVVVTLVVQGFTLAPVVRRSGLALEPAHTAREEAEARSRLAHAGLAHLEELAELEVVPEVVLDRLRRGLSARLDDARDRLAEQNGSNGAATESADRVYRQLRRDLILVEGTELQRLYDAHTISDTTRRRLQRSLDLEEARLADA from the coding sequence ATGCGCGGCGTCGGGACGGTTCTCGCCCTCGTGGTCCTCGCCACGGTGGTGGCCACCTTCGCGCGCCGGTGGCGCATACCCGCCCCTTCTCTCCTCGTGGTCGCCGGTCTCGGCGTGGCGCTGCTGCCGGGCACCCCTCAGATCGAGATCAGCCCCGAGATCATCGGCCTCGTCGTGCTGCCGCCCTTGCTGTACGCCAGCGCGGAGGACATGCCCTGGCGGGAGCTGCGCGCGGTGTGGAGACCGGTCGGGATCCTCGCCATCGGCCTGGTGCTGGCCTCCGCCGCGGCCGTGGCCGCGGTGGCCGCGCTGCTCACTCCCCTGTCCTGGCAGATGGCGTTCGTGCTGGGCGCGATCCTGGCCAGCACCGACCCGGTGGCGGTGACCGCGCTCGGCCGCCGACTCGCCCTGCCGCCCCGCGTGCAGGTCCTGGTCCAGGCGGAGAGCCTGTTCAACGACGCGACCTCGCTGGTGCTCGTGCGGGTGGCCGCAGGCATCGCCGTGGCGTCCGCCGCCGCCAACTGGGGTGCGGCAGGGGCCGAGTTCCTGGTGCTCGCGGGCGGCGGCACGATGATCGGGGCCGCGGTCGCCGCAGTCGTCGCGCTGATCCGGCGCCGTACCGCGGACCCGGTGCTGGAGACGGTGATCGCTCTGGTCACCCCGTACGCCGCCTACCTCCTGGCGGAGATCGCGCACACCTCCGGAGTCACGTCCTGCGTGGTGGCGGGCGTGGTCCTCGGCGGGCGCGGCGACCGCCTCACCGACGCCCGCATCCGCCTCCAGCTGCACGCCGTGTACGGCACCGTCGTGTTCCTCCTGGAGAGCGTGGTCTTCAGCCTCATCGGACTGGCGCTCCCGGCCCAGGTGCGGGCCCTGGACGACGGCGACCGCGCCTGGCCGCTGTACGCCCTCGCCGTCGCCGCCACCCTCGTCGCCGTCCGCATGCTGTGGCTCGCGCCCCTGTCCGCGGTCGTGCAGCGCAAGGGCGGCCTGGACCGGGTGAACTGGCGGGTGCCGATGGTGCTGACGTGGGCCGGCACCCGCGGGGTGATGCCGCTGGCCGCCGCCCTGTCCATCCCGGAGCTCATGCAGGACGGCGCCCCGCTGGCCGACCGGCCGCTGGTCCTGGTCCTGACCACGTCGGTCGTGGTCGTCACCCTCGTCGTGCAGGGCTTCACCCTCGCCCCGGTCGTCCGCCGCTCCGGCCTCGCCCTGGAGCCCGCGCACACGGCGCGCGAGGAGGCCGAGGCCCGCTCCCGCCTCGCCCACGCGGGCCTGGCCCACCTCGAGGAGCTCGCGGAACTGGAGGTCGTGCCCGAGGTCGTCCTGGACCGGCTCCGCCGTGGTCTCAGCGCCCGCCTGGACGACGCCCGCGACCGCCTCGCCGAGCAGAACGGGAGCAACGGCGCGGCGACCGAGTCGGCCGACCGGGTCTACCGCCAGCTCCGCCGGGACCTGATCCTCGTCGAGGGCACCGAACTGCAGCGCCTGTACGACGCCCACACCATCAGCGACACCACGCGCCGCAGACTGCAGCGCTCCCTCGACCTGGAGGAGGCCCGGCTGGCGGACGCCTAA
- a CDS encoding ATP-binding protein produces the protein MSDVRPGRLKVYLGAAPGVGKTYRMLDEGRRRAARGADVVVGFAECHGRPHTEAMLDGLEVVARAPCSYRGGRFQEMDLAAVLARRPQVVIVDEFAHSNVPGEGRNPKRWQDIEILLDAGVDVITALNIQHLESLNDVVEKITGVPQHETVPDEVVRRAHQVELVDMPPEGLRRRLAHGNIYAPEKVDAALANYFRPGNLTALRQLALLWTADRVDEALQEYRSQHGIGRVWETRERVVVALTGGPEGDTLIRRAARIADRSAGGDLLAVHVARSDGLAAGVSHASLARQRRLVEDLGGSYHSVVGDDVAATLVEFARAENATQLVLGTSRRGRLARFLTGPGTGETVTELSGDIDVHRVTHERAGRGTLLPSRRRTLSTARLIAGPVAGLVLPVLLTVVLAQLRGTLNLTSEALLFLLAVVGVACIGGVTSAVIASVTASLLLNYWFIPPIGQFTLDDPNALLALAVFAVVAATVAAVVDRSLRLSRRSARATAEAETMSSLAGSIVRGEATIPALLERTRETFGMESADLVEEPPDAPGVTAVPAGPGAFLALRGRTLSSSERRVLAAFAAHVGSAVERSRLAEAAAEVEPVKAADRLRTALLRAVGHDLRTPLAAGWAAVTSLRSRDVEFSAEDRDELLATADESMARLNRLVENLLDLSRLEAGALTLNLRPTSLEEVLPMALTDVSAVDVADVEEIPAVLADPPLLERVIANLAGNADRHTPPGKKVLVTASALAGRVELRVVDRGPGLPADGRERLFEPFQRLGDTDNTTGLGLGLALARGLTEAMNGTLTPEDTPGGGLTMVVSLPLAAQNAGAEPTEQSVGGA, from the coding sequence ATGAGTGACGTACGGCCCGGACGACTTAAGGTGTACCTCGGGGCGGCTCCGGGGGTCGGCAAGACCTACCGGATGCTCGACGAGGGGCGGCGCCGTGCCGCCCGCGGGGCGGATGTGGTGGTGGGGTTCGCGGAGTGCCACGGGCGCCCGCACACGGAGGCGATGCTCGACGGCCTGGAGGTCGTCGCCCGCGCCCCCTGCAGCTATCGCGGCGGCCGCTTCCAGGAGATGGACCTGGCCGCGGTCCTCGCCCGCCGCCCGCAGGTCGTGATCGTCGACGAGTTCGCCCACAGCAACGTCCCCGGTGAGGGCCGCAACCCCAAACGCTGGCAGGACATCGAGATCCTGCTCGACGCGGGCGTCGACGTCATCACCGCCCTCAACATCCAGCACCTGGAGTCCCTCAACGACGTGGTCGAGAAGATCACCGGGGTGCCGCAGCACGAGACCGTGCCCGACGAGGTCGTACGGCGGGCCCACCAGGTCGAGCTGGTGGACATGCCGCCCGAAGGACTGCGGCGCCGGCTGGCGCACGGCAACATCTACGCCCCGGAGAAGGTCGACGCGGCGCTCGCCAACTACTTCCGGCCGGGCAACCTCACCGCCCTGCGACAGCTGGCGCTGCTGTGGACGGCCGACCGGGTCGACGAGGCGCTCCAGGAATACCGCTCGCAGCACGGCATCGGCCGGGTGTGGGAGACCCGGGAGCGGGTGGTGGTCGCGCTGACCGGCGGCCCGGAGGGCGACACCCTGATCCGGCGGGCGGCCCGGATCGCCGACCGGTCCGCGGGCGGCGACCTGCTGGCCGTGCACGTGGCCCGCAGCGACGGCCTCGCGGCCGGGGTCTCGCACGCTTCCCTGGCCCGGCAGCGGCGGCTGGTGGAGGACCTGGGCGGCAGTTATCACTCGGTGGTCGGTGACGACGTCGCCGCGACCCTGGTGGAGTTCGCCCGCGCGGAGAACGCCACGCAGCTGGTGCTGGGCACGAGCCGCCGCGGTCGGCTGGCACGGTTCCTGACCGGGCCCGGCACGGGTGAGACCGTGACCGAGCTGTCCGGTGACATCGACGTCCACCGGGTCACGCACGAGCGGGCCGGGCGCGGCACCCTGCTGCCGTCGCGGCGGCGCACCCTGTCGACGGCCCGGCTGATCGCCGGTCCGGTGGCCGGACTGGTGCTGCCGGTTCTGCTCACGGTCGTCCTGGCCCAGCTGCGCGGCACCCTGAACCTGACCAGCGAGGCCCTGCTGTTCCTGCTCGCCGTGGTGGGCGTGGCCTGCATAGGAGGAGTCACCTCCGCGGTGATCGCGTCGGTGACCGCGTCCCTGCTGCTCAACTACTGGTTCATCCCGCCCATCGGCCAGTTCACGCTGGACGATCCGAACGCCCTGCTGGCCCTGGCGGTGTTCGCGGTCGTAGCGGCCACCGTGGCCGCGGTCGTGGACCGGTCCCTGCGTCTGTCGCGCCGTTCCGCCCGCGCGACGGCCGAGGCGGAGACCATGTCGTCGCTGGCGGGCAGCATCGTGCGGGGCGAGGCGACGATCCCGGCCCTGCTGGAGCGGACCCGGGAGACCTTCGGCATGGAGTCGGCGGATCTGGTGGAGGAGCCTCCCGACGCGCCCGGTGTGACGGCCGTTCCGGCGGGTCCCGGTGCCTTCCTCGCCCTGCGCGGTCGCACCCTGTCGTCCTCCGAGCGACGGGTGCTGGCCGCCTTCGCCGCGCACGTCGGCTCCGCCGTGGAGCGGTCCCGGCTCGCCGAGGCCGCCGCCGAGGTCGAGCCGGTGAAGGCCGCCGACCGGCTGCGCACGGCACTGCTGCGGGCCGTCGGCCACGACCTGCGCACCCCCCTGGCGGCAGGCTGGGCCGCCGTCACCTCGCTGCGCAGCCGGGACGTCGAGTTCTCGGCGGAGGACCGGGACGAACTCCTCGCCACCGCCGACGAGTCCATGGCCCGGCTCAACCGCCTGGTGGAGAACCTCCTCGACCTCAGCCGCCTGGAGGCCGGAGCCCTCACGCTGAACCTGCGCCCGACCTCCCTGGAGGAGGTCCTGCCCATGGCACTGACGGACGTCTCCGCCGTGGACGTTGCGGACGTGGAGGAGATCCCGGCGGTGCTCGCCGACCCGCCGCTGCTGGAACGGGTGATCGCCAACCTCGCCGGCAACGCCGACCGCCACACCCCGCCCGGGAAGAAGGTGCTGGTCACCGCCAGTGCCCTGGCCGGCCGGGTCGAACTGAGGGTCGTGGACCGGGGACCCGGTCTGCCCGCCGACGGCCGGGAACGGCTCTTCGAGCCCTTCCAGCGGCTCGGCGACACCGACAACACCACCGGACTCGGCCTCGGACTGGCCCTCGCGCGGGGCCTGACCGAGGCGATGAACGGCACCCTCACCCCCGAGGACACTCCGGGCGGCGGTCTCACCATGGTCGTGTCGCTACCGCTCGCCGCACAGAACGCGGGTGCCGAACCGACGGAGCAGAGTGTGGGAGGTGCGTGA
- a CDS encoding APC family permease, whose product MSVLTTEPNAVPAGEEPPDTGERHRLSAVTGLAALSLDAMASVAYGPEAIVLVLAAAGAHGLGFTMPVTLAIAALLAVLVASYRQVIAAFPDGGGSYAVAKTHLGARTSLVAAASLVLDYVLNVAVAVTAGVAALTSAFPSLYDDRLWLCLAVLALVTGVNLRGIVESARVFIVPTAVFVGSIFVLIAVGLFRSEPVSTVTAAGHASVLADDATAVGALLLLKAFASGCAALTGVEAIANAVPSFRVPRAKRAQRAEVALGAVLGAMLIGLSVLIGRFHLQPVQGVTVLAQLADASLGHNWAFYVIQFATMILLALSANTSFGGLPVLLKLLARDNYAPHVFALKADRQVHRHGVLALALVSAALLVFSGGDTNTLVPMFAIGVFVGFTIAQVGMVRHWRLERGPGRHGKALLNGFGALLTGVAAVVVTVEKFTAGAWLVVIALPLLVAAFETVHRAYGRIGEQLGRGRIPEAPHRERSLVIVPVSSLSRLTSEALTAASSLGDEVRAVTVCYPDPEDRAALHALERSWAAWDPGVPLIRLTCERRSLGRPIAAYVREVAAAEPGTRVTVLIPETEPERLWQRLLQNQRGAVVAYAVRRETDAVICRLRFRLL is encoded by the coding sequence ATGTCCGTACTGACCACCGAGCCCAATGCCGTCCCCGCCGGCGAGGAGCCGCCCGATACCGGCGAACGCCACCGCCTGAGCGCCGTCACCGGCCTCGCGGCCCTGTCGCTGGACGCGATGGCGTCCGTCGCGTACGGCCCCGAGGCGATCGTTCTGGTGCTGGCGGCCGCGGGCGCGCACGGCCTCGGCTTCACGATGCCCGTCACACTGGCCATCGCCGCCCTGCTGGCCGTGCTGGTGGCCTCCTACCGGCAGGTCATCGCGGCCTTCCCGGACGGCGGCGGCTCCTACGCCGTCGCGAAGACCCACCTGGGCGCGCGCACCAGCCTGGTGGCGGCGGCCTCCCTGGTCCTGGACTACGTCCTCAACGTCGCCGTCGCTGTCACGGCCGGCGTCGCCGCGCTGACCTCCGCCTTCCCGTCCCTCTACGACGACCGGCTGTGGCTGTGCCTGGCGGTGCTCGCCCTGGTCACGGGCGTCAACCTGCGCGGGATCGTGGAGTCCGCCAGGGTGTTCATCGTGCCGACGGCCGTCTTCGTCGGCTCGATCTTCGTCCTCATCGCCGTCGGCCTCTTCCGGTCCGAGCCGGTCAGCACGGTGACCGCCGCCGGGCACGCCTCGGTCCTCGCCGACGACGCCACCGCCGTGGGCGCACTCCTCCTGCTGAAGGCGTTCGCCTCCGGCTGTGCCGCGCTGACGGGCGTGGAGGCCATCGCCAACGCCGTTCCCTCCTTCCGGGTTCCGCGCGCCAAGCGGGCCCAGCGGGCGGAGGTCGCCCTCGGAGCCGTCCTCGGGGCGATGCTCATCGGCCTGTCCGTCCTGATCGGCCGCTTCCACCTGCAGCCGGTCCAGGGCGTCACCGTGCTCGCCCAGTTGGCGGACGCCTCTCTCGGGCACAACTGGGCCTTCTACGTCATCCAGTTCGCGACGATGATCCTTCTGGCTCTGTCGGCGAACACGTCCTTCGGCGGCCTGCCCGTGCTCCTGAAGCTGCTGGCCCGGGACAACTACGCGCCGCACGTCTTCGCACTCAAGGCCGACCGCCAGGTCCACCGGCACGGTGTCCTCGCGCTGGCGCTCGTCTCGGCTGCCCTGCTGGTCTTCTCCGGCGGCGACACCAACACCCTGGTCCCGATGTTCGCCATCGGTGTCTTCGTCGGCTTCACCATCGCGCAGGTGGGCATGGTCCGGCACTGGCGTCTCGAGCGAGGACCGGGCCGGCACGGCAAGGCGCTGCTGAACGGCTTCGGCGCGCTGCTCACCGGCGTCGCGGCCGTTGTTGTCACCGTGGAGAAGTTCACGGCGGGTGCCTGGCTCGTGGTGATCGCCCTGCCGCTGCTGGTGGCCGCCTTCGAGACCGTGCACCGCGCCTACGGCCGGATCGGCGAGCAACTCGGCCGGGGTCGCATCCCCGAGGCCCCGCACCGCGAGCGCTCGCTGGTGATCGTCCCCGTCTCCTCCCTGTCCAGGCTGACCTCGGAGGCCCTCACGGCTGCCTCCTCCCTCGGTGACGAGGTCCGCGCGGTGACCGTGTGCTATCCGGACCCCGAGGACCGGGCCGCGCTGCACGCCCTGGAGCGTTCCTGGGCCGCCTGGGATCCGGGGGTCCCCCTGATCCGGCTGACCTGCGAGCGGCGCAGTCTGGGCCGCCCCATCGCCGCCTACGTCCGCGAGGTGGCCGCCGCCGAGCCGGGCACGCGCGTCACCGTGCTGATTCCGGAGACCGAGCCGGAGCGGCTGTGGCAGCGGCTGCTGCAGAACCAGCGGGGCGCCGTCGTCGCCTACGCGGTCCGGCGGGAGACGGACGCGGTCATCTGCCGGCTCCGCTTCCGGCTTCTGTGA
- the kdpF gene encoding K(+)-transporting ATPase subunit F, which produces MTAENIVGLVVAVALLGYLVLALIFPERF; this is translated from the coding sequence GTGACCGCCGAGAACATCGTCGGCCTCGTCGTGGCCGTCGCCCTGCTGGGCTATCTCGTCCTCGCCCTGATCTTCCCGGAGAGGTTCTGA
- the kdpA gene encoding potassium-transporting ATPase subunit KdpA — protein MGPVLAGVLQLLALIGALALVYVPLGTYMARVYSADKHWRVERWIYKGIGANPDTEMTWTAYLRGVLAFSVVGVLFLYLLQRLQGVLPGSLGFDSVNPAQSFNTAVSFVTNTNWQSYYGEQTMGHVVQTAGLAVQNFVSAAVGIAVAVALVRGFARSRTGELGNFWADLVRGTFRILVPGAAIAAIVLVACGAIQNFSGIHEVGQFMGGSQQWNGGAVASQEAIKEFGTNGGGYFNANSAHPFENPTPFTNLFEIFLLLVIPFSLTRTFGVMVGSVKQGYAILATMATIWVGFTVLMMWSEFAHHGPALQIAGGAMEGKEVRFGVGSSSIFAVSTTLTSTGAVDSFHSSFTGLGGGITMLGMMLGEIAPGGTGSGLYGMLIMAVIAVFIAGLMVGRTPEYLGKKIGTREIKLAACYILITPALVLVFTAASMALSTPPHSMLNSGAHGFSEVLYAFTSAANNNGSAFAGLNANTDWYNTMTGFAMLLGRFLPMIFVLALAGSLAEQKPVPETAGTLRTEKPLFTGLLVGAILIITGLTYFPALALGPLAEGLAS, from the coding sequence ATGGGTCCCGTACTCGCCGGCGTCCTCCAGCTGCTCGCCCTCATCGGAGCACTGGCGCTCGTCTACGTCCCCCTCGGCACCTACATGGCCAGGGTCTACTCCGCCGACAAGCACTGGCGCGTCGAGAGGTGGATCTACAAGGGCATCGGTGCCAACCCCGACACCGAGATGACCTGGACCGCGTATCTGCGCGGGGTCCTCGCCTTCTCCGTGGTCGGTGTCCTCTTCCTCTACCTGCTCCAGCGGCTGCAGGGCGTCCTGCCCGGCTCGCTCGGCTTCGACTCGGTGAACCCGGCGCAGTCGTTCAACACGGCCGTGTCGTTCGTGACCAACACCAACTGGCAGTCGTACTACGGCGAGCAGACCATGGGCCACGTCGTGCAGACGGCCGGGCTCGCGGTGCAGAACTTCGTCTCCGCCGCCGTCGGCATCGCCGTCGCGGTGGCCCTCGTACGAGGGTTCGCCCGCTCGCGCACCGGTGAGCTCGGCAACTTCTGGGCCGACCTGGTGCGCGGCACCTTCCGGATCCTGGTGCCCGGCGCCGCGATCGCCGCGATCGTGCTCGTGGCCTGCGGCGCGATCCAGAACTTCTCCGGGATCCACGAGGTCGGGCAGTTCATGGGCGGCTCGCAGCAGTGGAACGGCGGCGCCGTGGCCTCGCAGGAGGCCATCAAGGAGTTCGGCACCAACGGCGGCGGCTACTTCAACGCCAACTCCGCCCATCCCTTCGAGAATCCGACGCCGTTCACCAACCTCTTCGAGATCTTCCTGCTGCTGGTGATCCCGTTCTCCCTGACCCGGACCTTCGGGGTCATGGTCGGTTCGGTCAAGCAGGGGTACGCGATCCTCGCGACCATGGCCACCATCTGGGTCGGCTTCACCGTCCTGATGATGTGGAGCGAGTTCGCCCATCACGGCCCGGCCCTGCAGATCGCCGGCGGTGCGATGGAGGGCAAGGAGGTGCGCTTCGGCGTCGGCTCCTCGTCCATCTTCGCGGTGTCCACGACCCTGACCTCGACCGGCGCGGTGGACTCCTTCCACTCCTCGTTCACCGGGCTCGGCGGTGGGATCACCATGCTCGGCATGATGCTGGGCGAGATCGCGCCCGGCGGCACCGGCTCCGGCCTCTACGGCATGCTGATCATGGCGGTCATCGCGGTGTTCATCGCCGGCCTGATGGTCGGCCGTACGCCCGAGTACCTGGGCAAGAAGATCGGCACCCGCGAGATCAAGCTCGCCGCCTGCTACATCCTCATCACGCCGGCCCTGGTCCTCGTCTTCACCGCCGCCTCCATGGCCCTGTCGACCCCGCCGCACTCGATGCTGAACTCCGGTGCGCACGGCTTCTCCGAGGTGCTGTACGCCTTCACCTCGGCCGCCAACAACAACGGCTCCGCCTTCGCCGGCCTGAACGCGAACACCGACTGGTACAACACCATGACGGGATTCGCGATGCTGCTCGGCCGCTTCCTGCCCATGATCTTCGTCCTGGCGCTCGCGGGTTCGCTCGCCGAGCAGAAGCCGGTCCCGGAGACCGCGGGCACGCTGCGCACCGAGAAGCCGCTCTTCACCGGCCTGCTGGTGGGCGCGATCCTCATCATCACCGGTCTGACCTACTTCCCGGCCCTCGCGCTGGGTCCGCTGGCCGAGGGGCTGGCGTCATGA